The DNA sequence CCCGATCCCAGGGCCCGTAGCGTTCGGGCACGTCCCGCCAGGGAGCACCGGTCCGGGTCCGCCACCGTATGCCGTCTATCAGCTGCCGCCGCGTCCACACCTGCGGCCGACCCGGCTTGATGCCCGTCGGCAGCAGAGGCTCCAGCCGGGCCCACTGGCCGTTCGTCAGATCCCCACGTCCCACAGGACGTGATCATCAACGAACAAGATCTACTTCCGCAACAGACCCTAGTCGTGCGGCGTGCCGGCGCGTCCGAGGGCTTCGGCAGCCCGTTCCTGGTGGGCGCGGTAGCGGCGCAGGTACGACCGTGCCATCGGGCCGGGCGGTACGCCCCGGGCGAAGGCACGCATGTTGCGTTCACCGGTGTTGTAGCCCAGGGCCAGGAGCTCGTCACGGGTGTAACGGCGCACATGCCCCTTGGGAAGGCTGTGGTCGAGGTCCTTGAGGTGCAGGGCGGCTGTGCGGAT is a window from the Streptomyces capillispiralis genome containing:
- a CDS encoding lytic transglycosylase domain-containing protein — protein: MVRAAREAGVSPLLVMGVLHNEAYKPHHPLLERLWQWWKPKASFGLANMHRATFERVRHTHRLPGRWQDLRDDPAFAIRTAALHLKDLDHSLPKGHVRRYTRDELLALGYNTGERNMRAFARGVPPGPMARSYLRRYRAHQERAAEALGRAGTPHD